Below is a genomic region from Hyphomicrobium nitrativorans NL23.
GGCCGGGAAAAACGGTGCCGTTCATGAGCGTCGCTCCTCGGCGTCGATCCGGTTCTGGCGTCCCGCCCACCAGAACGCGAGGATGACGAGCGCGACCAACGCGCCTTGCGCGGCGAAATAGTAGCCCATCGGGAAACCGCCGACGCGAACGAGATTGAACGGACCCGGCGAGAGGAACAGGCCGATCGTGAGACCGGCGACCAAGAGAAGCGCGACACTCGTCAGGCGGGCCGACCTCAAGGCGTGCCGGCGCTCGGGACGATGCG
It encodes:
- a CDS encoding DUF4212 domain-containing protein gives rise to the protein MIEIGLGFLLVAGALALAAGAFGIVVAPAGVDLYPLFGAIGTGLVLAAGVLLVAAGRTRRAIAHRPERRHALRSARLTSVALLLVAGLTIGLFLSPGPFNLVRVGGFPMGYYFAAQGALVALVILAFWWAGRQNRIDAEERRS